Proteins encoded by one window of Deltaproteobacteria bacterium:
- a CDS encoding FAD-dependent oxidoreductase, protein METLELDSRQVRLGDGHVMPFDYLVLATGARPRLPQVPGVAHQGIFTLRNVANAIRLKRYLIEHNATRALVIGAGLIALEMCEAFRSLGLETTLVYRKDLPMRRLGTDFGEKIRQELERNNVYFLPHTEILGFDKVGKHQIVTHTNNGELPSDLVLVGMGVLPEVELAAAAGIKIGPTGAIAVDQHLQTNISRIYAAGDCCECLHLVSRQPVHMPLGDIANKQGRIAGAHIGGQEVSFPGIVGSICCKVFDLEIASTGLSEEEAKRIGLQASSVIIQGFSKAHSFPGATRLWLRLVAEPSSGRLLGAQAIGGNGVVARINILAAALTAGLELEQLAYMDLAYAPPFSGAWDPIHIAAQQLLK, encoded by the coding sequence GTGGAGACCCTCGAACTCGATTCACGTCAAGTTCGACTTGGCGATGGCCATGTGATGCCCTTCGATTACCTGGTACTGGCTACCGGCGCCCGCCCACGGCTACCACAGGTGCCTGGCGTGGCTCACCAGGGGATCTTCACCCTGAGAAATGTTGCCAACGCTATACGTCTAAAACGCTACCTCATTGAACATAATGCTACAAGAGCCCTGGTCATAGGCGCTGGTCTGATCGCTTTGGAAATGTGTGAGGCCTTCAGATCGCTGGGACTGGAAACCACACTCGTCTACCGCAAGGACCTGCCCATGAGGCGGTTGGGCACAGACTTCGGCGAGAAAATACGGCAAGAACTTGAACGAAATAATGTCTATTTCCTTCCCCATACGGAGATATTGGGTTTCGATAAAGTTGGCAAGCACCAGATTGTCACCCACACCAATAATGGAGAGCTGCCCAGCGATCTGGTCCTTGTGGGCATGGGTGTGCTGCCAGAAGTTGAACTCGCAGCGGCTGCTGGCATCAAGATAGGCCCAACTGGGGCAATTGCGGTAGACCAACACCTGCAGACCAACATCTCCCGGATATATGCGGCAGGAGACTGTTGCGAGTGTCTACACCTTGTCAGCCGTCAGCCCGTACACATGCCACTGGGCGACATTGCCAATAAACAGGGCCGCATTGCTGGAGCTCACATCGGCGGCCAGGAGGTCTCCTTTCCAGGAATTGTAGGTTCAATCTGTTGCAAAGTATTTGACCTGGAGATTGCCAGTACTGGTCTCAGCGAGGAAGAGGCAAAGAGAATCGGCCTGCAGGCCTCTTCTGTTATCATCCAGGGCTTTTCGAAGGCACACAGTTTTCCTGGAGCAACTAGACTGTGGCTGCGGCTTGTAGCGGAGCCATCCAGCGGCCGCCTCCTCGGGGCGCAGGCCATAGGGGGCAATGGAGTAGTCGCCAGGATCAACATACTGGCAGCAGCTCTCACAGCAGGGCTCGAGCTGGAACAGCTGGCTTATATGGATCTGGCCTACGCCCCACCATTCTCAGGCGCCTGGGACCCTATACACATCGCCGCGCAACAACTGCTCAAATGA
- a CDS encoding NAD(P)-binding protein, producing MQQRLVVVGGGAGGPSAAAKAKRVQPDMEVTIIEGGEHVSFSA from the coding sequence ATGCAACAAAGACTCGTGGTGGTGGGAGGCGGCGCTGGCGGTCCCAGTGCAGCAGCAAAAGCAAAAAGAGTCCAGCCGGATATGGAGGTCACCATAATCGAAGGCGGCGAGCACGTTTCCTTTTCTGCCTGA